In the Streptomyces sp. NBC_00193 genome, CATGCGATCCATGGAGGGCATGAGCGGCATGGCCGACGTGCATTCCATGGACGGCATGACGGGCATGACCGGGATGAATGGCATGGACGGCATGAGCGCCGTGGCCGGCATGGGTGACATGGCCGCCGGCCACGCCCACGACGGGCTCGGCATGATCGCCGCGCACGTCCTCGCCGGGCTGTTCTGCGCGCTCTGGCTGGCCTGGGGCGAGGCGGCCGTCTTCCGGCTCACCGCCGTCCTCGGCGCCGGGGCGCTGCTCGCCGCCCGGCCGCTCTCCCGGGTCCTCGCCCTGCTCCGCGCGTGCGGGATCCCCGTACCGCAGGCGCCGGCCTTCCGGCCCGCCGGGTACCGGCGGCCGCGCACCCTGCGCGGTGCCGTGCACGCGCACACCGCCGAGCGGCGCGGGCCGCCCGCGCGCGGACGGATCCGTATCACGGCCCCCGGCCGTCCTGCCCGCGCCTGACCGAACGGCGCGCCCTTCCCGTCGCGGGTGAGGGGGCGAGACCAGGGGCCGCTCACCCCTGTCTTCGCCAACACCTAGGACACCCATGTCTCTCGACGAGGCCGTCGTCCGCGCAGCGGACCCCGACGCACCCGAAAACCCCGCGGCCGAAAACCCCGCACCCGAAAACCCCGCGGCCGAACACGCGCCGCCCCGCACGCCCGGCACCTGGGCCGCCCTGCGGCCGCTGCTCCTGCGCCTGCACTTCTACGCCGGGGTGCTGATCGCCCCGCTCCTGCTCGTCGCCGCCACCACCGGCCTGCTCTACGCCGGCTCCTGGCAGGCCGAGAAGATCCTCTACCCCGACCAGCTGACGGTCGACCGCGTCGGCGCGAGCGCCCAGCCGCTCGGCGCCCAGGTCGCCGCGGCCAAGAACGCCGCCCCCCAGGGCAAGGTCACGTCCGTGTGGCCCGCGCCGGAGGCGGACGCCACCACCCGGGTGATCATGGAGAGCCCGGGACTCGCCGAGGGCGAGACGCTCACCGTGTTCGTCGATCCGTATACGGCCGAGGTCCGCGGAAAGCTCACCACGGTCGGCGACGCGCTGCCGCTGCGGGCCTGGCTGAGCGAGTTCCACTCCAGCCTGCAGCTCGGGGAGTTCGGGCGGAACTACAGCGAACTCGCCGCGAGCTGGCTGTGGGTGGTCGCGCTCGGCGGGCTCGCGCTGTGGATCGGCCGCAAGCGTGCCCGTAAGGCCGCCCTCGTCGTCCCCGACCGTACGGCGACCGGCCGCCGCAAGACCCTGTCCTGGCACGGCTCCGCCGGCGTCTGGATCGTGCTCGGCCTCGTGGGCCTCTCCGCGACCGGCCTGACCTGGTCGCGGTACGCCGGCGAGAACATCGGGGAGCTCAAGGACAGCCTCGGCGGGGGCACCCCGGCCGTGGCCGCCAAGCTCCCCGGAGCCCCGGCCGCCGACGCGGGCGGCGAGCACGCCGGGCACGGTGCGGCCGCCGGTGACCAGGCGGCGGCCGTGCCCGCCCCGGTCGACGCCATCGGCATCGACGGAGCGGTGGCGGCGGCCCGGTCCGCCGGGGTCACCGAGTCGCTGCGGATCACCCTGCCCGCCCAGGGCAAGGGCTACGTGGTCAAGGAGCAGGACAAGCAGGTGCCGGTGCACCTGGACGCGGTCGCCGTGGACCCCGCCGACGGCCGGGTCATGGACGAACTCCGCTTCGCCGACCACCCGCTGCTCGCCCAGCTGACCCGTTTCGGCATCGACCTGCACATGGGCCTGACCTTCGGGCTCGCCAACCAGCTGGCCCTGGCCGTGCTGGCGGTCCTGGTGATGTTCATGGTCGTCTGGGGCTACCGCATGTGGTGGCTGCGCCGCCCGACCAAGGAGCGCACGCTCTCGGTGGGCCGCCCCCAGCCGCGCGGGGCCTGGCGGAAGCTGCCGGTGACGGTGCTGCTGCCGCTGGCCGCGGCGACGGCCGTCGTGGGCTGGTTCGTACCGATGCTGGGCATCAGCCTGCTGGTGTTCCTGGCGGCCGACGTGGCGCTGGGCTTCGCCGCGTCGCGGCGCCGGGCCGGGGCCGGCGCCGGCGTCTAGGGCAGCGTCCGTGGGCCGGGGCTTCCCCGGGAGCCCCGGCCCACGGCGTCAGCCGATCTTCCAGAGGGTGAGTGCGGTGACGTAGTCCGGCATGGGGCCGATGGACCCCTTGCTCGTGTCGAGCACGACCTCGGTGATGCGGAGCATCGCCAGGTTGTTGTCACCGGTGACGGTGCACAGCACCGTCCCCTTCGTGAGCGTCTTGCCCGCCTTCAGCTCGTCCTTGCCCACCCTGGAGGCCAAGGTGTTGGTGGCGACGGCGTCCCGGCACTCCTCCGGCGTGGTGCCGGTGCTCTTGCCCATGGCCGTCAGGAAGCGCAGATCGGCGTCGCCCCAGTCCTGGTAGGTGAGCTCCATGCCCTGGGTCTTGCCGATGCCTCCTTTCGGGAAGATCTGCGGGGCGTCCAGGTCGACGTGGGTCCCGGTGCTGGAGGAGGGCGCGCGCAGGGTCAGGGGCTTGTCCTGGAAGACCGGCGTGTACGCGGACTTCGGCGAGGAAGAGGCCGAGGCCGAGGCCGAGGCCTTCGGCGAGGAGGAGGCCTTGGCCGGGTCCGGTGATCCGGACGCGGGCGCGGCCGGGGTCTCCTGCCGGGCGGCGGGCGTCTTCGCGTCGTCCTTGGAGTCGTCCCCGTCCAGCAGCCAGACCGTGCCGGCTCCCGCGGCGACGGCGAGGACGAGCGAGGCGGCGACGAGCCCGCCACGGAACCCCTTCGGGGCCGGAGCCGGCGGCGCCGTGGGCGCGGGCGTCGGGTGGCCCGGCCGGGGCGGCCCGGCGGGCCGGGGCGGCGCGAACGCCGTGTCGGCGGAGTGGATCCCGCCGGAGGCGCCGGAGCCCCCGGCGCCCGGGCCCGTACCGGCCGGTCCGAACCCGCCGGCAGCCGCGGACGCTCCTGCGCCCCCGCCCGTGTCCGCCACCGTCGGCACCGGCGGGTTCTCCGCGGCCCGTACCCGCCGGGCGATCTCCAGCCCGAGCGGCTCCGGGAGCCAGCCGTCGAAGTCGTTCAGCGGCCGCCCGGCGAACAGTTCGCACATCGCGGCGAGCTCGTCCGTGCTGATCCGCTCCGCCGGATCCGCCGTCAGGCAGCGCTCCAGCAGCGGCTTCAGCTCGGTCGGGTAGCCGCTCAGGTCCGGGGGCAGCCGGTCGGTGTTGGCGATCCGCACGCCGAGGGCCGTGGCGCCGCCCTCCCCGTAGGGGTGCCGTCCGGTGGCCGCCACCGCGGCGATGAGGCCGAGCGCGAAGAGGTCGCTCGCGGTGGTGACCTCGGCGCCCAGCGCGTGTTCGGGGGACATGTACTGCGGCGTGCCGATGACCCCGCCGGTGCGGGTGAGCTGCGTGCTGTCGGCGGCCCGGGCGATCCCGAAGTCGATGACGTACGGTCCGGCCGCGCCGAGCAGGAGGTTGGCGGGCTTCAGGTCCCGGTGCACGACCCCCGCGGCGTGGATGGAGCCGAGGGCCCGCGCCGTGCAGCCGATCAGCTGGAAGACGGCGCCGAGCGGGAGCGGACCGTGGGCGGTCAGGGCGTCGTGCAGCGAGATTCCCGGTACGAACACCGAGGCGAGCCAGGGCGAGGCGCCCGTGGTGTCGTGGTCGAGGACCGGTACGAGGTGGTAGCCCTGCACCCGGCGCGCGGCCCGGACCTCCTGCTCGAACCGGCTCCGGAAGTCCGGGTCCTGCCCGAACTCGCGGCGGATCAGCTTCAGCGCGACCGGCTGCCCGCCGCGCGTGTGCGAGAGGTAGACGGTGCCCATGCCGCCCTCGCCGATCCGGGCGATCAGCCGGTAGCCGGCGGTCTCGCGGGGGTCCTGGGGCTCAAGTGGGGCAAGTATGCTGCCGGTTCCGATGGTCACGACGGAAAAGCCTACGTCAGGCACCGGGCCTGATCAGCACGGATGTGCGAGGAAATCCCCTTTGTGGTGGCCCGAGTTGGACCCGCCCGCGCGGGCCCGTACTCCCCCTCGTCAGCACGGGCCCGGCCGTCATTCCGTACGTCCACACCTCGGGCGCCGTCCCGGTCAGGGGGCGTACCTGTACCCCACGCGGCGTACGGTCTGGATCGCTCCGCGGTGGGCGGCGCCCAGCTTGCGGCGCAGCCGCGCGACGTGGACGTCGACCGTGCGGCCGTCGCCGACGTGGCCGTAGCCCCAGACGGTGGTCACCAGCTGGTCGCGGCTGTGCACCCGGTGCGGGTGCGCGACCAGGTGGGCCAGCAGCTCGAACTCCAGGTACGTCAGGTCCAGGACCTCGCCGTCCACCTCCGCGGTGCGCTGCGCGGGGTCGATGCGGACCAGGGTGTCACCGGTGACGGCCGCCGCGCCGGGGGCCGGGGCGGCGGGAACGGCCTGGGGGGAGAAGGCGATCGGCGGCTGCTGGTCGGCCGGTACGAGCACCAGGTACCCGACCATCGGCGGCTGGCCGGGGAGGGCGGGCAGGGTGTGCGCGGGGGCGGGCAGCCAGGTGGCGCCCGGCGGCAGGAAGTCCACGACGCGAGCCACCTCGTCGCGGTCCACGGCTCGCAGGCGGTGGCGCGGACTGGGCGGGAAGCTCGGGTAGGTCAGGGGAGAGGTCGCAGCGGAGGCGGCAGAAGCAAAGGAACGGGTGTTCGCCATGAGTGGTCAGCTCTTTCACGCGGAGTAGTCGGCAGGAGACGTACGAAAGGCGTCGTCTTGTGTCGTACCGCGCAGACCGAAGGCCTGGGGGAGGTCGGTTGGAGGTCCCGGAGGCTTTAGAGGGCCGGCGCGTTCTTCGCGCGGCAACACACCCGGTCGAAATCGTGGTCCTGACGGGAAGGCCAGAACGGCTCGAGGTCGCTGCGACCTGTCGAGGTGTGCGAATAGCTGGCCATGGCCCCATTCAAGCAGATGCGGTGGCGCCGGGGCAGACCCCGTCTCACTCTGTGGAGCGGAATCCCATATTCCGTGATCATGGTGTGAACGGACCATTCCAATCCCGACAAACCGTCACCCGCCCAGCCGCTTCTTCCAGTCCATCCCGGTGACCCGTATCGCATCGTGGGCGGTCCCCTCCCACACCCACCCCAGCCCCACCGCACCCAACGCCCGGGTGACCTCCCGCCCCACGGAGACGCTCGGCTCCTCGCCCTGCACGAAGCCCCCGTAGAGCAGCCACAGGTCGCCGCCCGCCGCAGCGCCCTCGGTGCACTGCGCGTGGAAGAAGACGAACCCCCGGGCGTCCTCGCGGCCCGCTGCCCGGATCTCCGCGAGGCCGCAGGAGCGACAGCAGGCGAAGTTCTCCCGCGCGGTGATGCCGGCGGCATCGAGCGAGGCGAAGGCCCGCGCCAGCCGCTCGGGGTCGGTCTCGCCCACCCAGTCGCCCTGTTCCGTCAGCCGCTCCCGCCAGAGCCGGTCCACCAGCTGCTCGGCCTGAGCGCGCGACACCGGCCGGACCCCGCCCGAGACGAGGTACTCCTCCGCGTTCTCGCTCAGGGCCGCCCGGTCGTCGTAACCGCACCGCAGCCCGGCCCGGACGAGCTCGGTCAGCTCCTCCTCCACCTCCGGGGCGAGCGGGGCCGCCTCTTCGACCGGGAACTCCAGCCGGTCCCAGGACGGCCCGATGGCCCAGCCCTTCTCCTGGCGGGCCCAGCGGGCCATCACGTCCACCACCTCGGCCGCCGTGCGGACGAAGGCCTGGAAGTGCCGGTCGGGTGCGCCGTCGCGGTACTCCAGCTGGTAGTCCCCGCCGGTCTCGTGCCAGACCTGCGCGAACACGTCGGGCTCGTCCGGCAGTCGCTCCACGATGAGGAAGTGGTCGCCGTCGGCGCCGATGCGCCCGACGAGCTCGGACAGGAAGGACAGCGCGGGCCGGCGGTAGGTCTCGGCGGGCTCGGTGCGCAGGGTGACGGGCAGCATGCGCACACGATGGCAGGCACCACCGACAGCGCGGCGCCCGCCCTCCCGAGGGGGGAGGACGGGCGCCGGGTGGTGTCAGGGGTGGCCGGTCCGGGTGGGGACCAGGCCGGTGGGAGCAGGCTGGTTGGGGCAGGCCGGTTAGACCAGGCCGTCCTTCTCCAGGGCGGTGCAGCAGGTGTCCGTGATGAGGCGGGTCACCACGTACGGGTCCACGTTCGCGTTCGGGCGGCGGTCCTCGATGTAGCCCTTGCCGTCCTTCTCGACCTGCCACGGGATGCGGACCGAGGCGCCGCGGTCCGAGACGCCGTAGCTGTACTCGTTCCACGGGGCGGTCTCGTGCAGGCCCGTCAGGCGCTCGTCGATGCCGGCGCCGTAGTTCTTGACGTGGTCCAGCGGCTTGCTGCCCTCGCCCAGCGACTCGGCCGCGCAGATGATCGCGCGGTAGTCCTCGCGCATCGCCTTCGTGGAGAAGTTGGTGTGCGCGCCCGCGCCGTTCCAGTCGCCCTTGACCGGCTTCGGGTTCAGCGTCGCGGAGACGTTGAAGTCCTCGGCGGTGCGGTAGAGCAGCCAGCGCGCGATCCACAGCTGGTCGGAGACCTCCAGCGGGCCGACCGGGCCGACCTGGAACTCCCACTGGCCGGGCATGACCTCGGCGTTGATGCCGGAGATCGCCAGGCCCGCCGCGAGGCAGTGGTCCAGGTGCTTCTCGACGATGTCGCGGCCGAAGATCTCGTCCGAGCCGACGCCGCAGTAGTAGCCGCCCTGCGCGGCCGGGAAGCCGTTGACCGGGAAGCCGAGCGGGCGGGTGCCGTCGAAGAAGGTGTACTCCTGCTCGATGCCGTAGATCGGCGCCTGGGCGGCGAACTTCTCCGCGATCGGACGCAGCAGCGCGCGGGTGTTCGACTCGTGCGGGGTCATGTCGATGTTCAGGACCTCGCACAGGACGAGGACGTTGTCGCCGCCGCGGATCGGGTCCGGGCAGGTGAACACCGGCTGCAGTACGCGGTCGGAGGCGTGGCCCTCGGCCTGGTTGGTGCTCGAACCGTCGAAGCCCCAGATCGGCAGCGCGTCCCCGTCCGCCATGATCTTGGTCTTGGAGCGCAGCTTCGCCGTCGGCTCGGTTCCGTCGATCCAGATGTACTCAGCCTTGTAGCTCACGGGCCCCATCCTTCGGTGCGTCGCTCCGGCGCAGACTCTGCGGGTGCTGCGCTGCGTCCTGCGGATCGCGTACGGCGGCTCACGTCCCTGTGGCTCGCGTACTGCGAAATTCGTTCTGCGGTGTAGACCGCAGCGTGCCCGCTCACGATTTCTCTTCCGTTGCCCGTGTGTGAACCCCGTGTTACCGAGGTTTGCGCCGCAGGTGGGCGTGGTCGAGAGGGTTGGCGTCGGAACACCCGTCCGGGTGGGGCAGACTGGGCTGGTGAGCATTTCGTACGATTTGACGTCCGCCGGAGATGCCGCCGCAGAGGCCGCTCCCGGGCCCCGCCCCCGGATCGGGCTGATGGGCACCGGCCCATGGGCCCGCCGCACGCACGCCCCCGCCCTCGCCGCGCACCCCGGCTCCGAGTTCGCCGGAGTCTGGGGCCGGCGCCCCGAAGCCGCGGCCGAACTGGCGCGCGAGTACGGGGTGAAGGTGTACGAAGACCCCGACGCGCTGTTCGCCGACTGTGACGCCGTGGCCTTCGCGCTCCCGCCCGACGTCCAGGCCCCGCTCGCCGTGCGCGCGGCCGCCGCCGGCTGTCACCTGCTGCTCGACAAGCCCGTCGCCACGACCCCGGCCGAGGCCCGCGCGGTCGCCGCGGCCGTGGCCGAGCACCAGGTCGCCTCCGTGGTCTTCCTCACCCTGCGCTTCGCCGAGCCGACCGCGGGCTGGGTCGAGGAGCAGGCGGAGCGCACGGGCTGGTTCACCGCCGCCGCGCACTGGCTCGGCGCGGTCTTCCCGCCCGACGGCGAGCCCAGCGCCTACGCGGACTCGCCCTGGCGCAAGGCCAAGGGCGGGCTGTGGGACGTGGGCCCGCACGCCCTGTCCGTACTCATCCCGGTCCTCGGCGACGTCACCGAGGTCAGCGCCACCCGCGGCCCCGCCGACGTGGTCCAGCTGGCCCTGCGGCACACCACGGGCGCGGCCAGCACCGCCGTGCTCAGCCTCAGCTCCCCGCGCGCGGCCGCCGGTGTGGGGCTGGAGCTGCGCGGGACCGAGGGCGTCTTCGGCCTGCCGGAGTGGAGCAACGTCCCGGGGGCCTACGGCCGCGCCCTGGACGCGCTCCTCACCTCGGCCCGCACCGGGGTGCCGGACGTACGGGGGGCGGAGTTCGGGGCCCGGCTGACGGAGATCCTGGCGGAGGCGGAGGAGCAGCTGCCGGAGTGAGCCCCCTCGGGGGCGCGGCGCTCGGGCCGGACGGGGTCTCCGTCCGGCCCGTTCGGCTGGCCGGCCTGTACGGCGAGCCGCCTACAGGGCCCGTCCGGTGCGCCCCCGTCGTTGCGCGCCGCTACTTGATCACCGCGTTGGCCGCGATGATGGCCAGTCCGATCGTGGCGTCGGCGACCCCGATGAGCAGCGCCGAGCCGAGCTTGTAGCCGACCCGGAGGGCCACGAAGGCGCCCCAGGCGAACAGCATCGCGGTGTTCACGCCGAGCCCGACCGCCGTGACCCCGTGCGAGTCCCAGTCGGTGAGTCCGGCGACGAGCAGGAGCAGGACCGTGGGCAGGGTGGCCGCGATCATGGGCCACTCGTTCCACAGCGCCCGCCCGAGGATCCGCCACCGGTGCCCGGCGGAGCCGGCCTGATGGGTGCTCATGTGGTGCGAGTACCCGTGCGCGAGCCCGGCGGTGGCAGCGGTGACGAGCACCCAGCTGGCGTCGTAGAAGGGGGTGTACTCCCCGCCCTTCTGGTCGAGTGCGGCCAGCAGCCCGGACGCGAGGACGGTCCCGTACACCCCGCCGAACATCCAGTCGGCTCCGCGCCGGGGCGGTGGGAGCGGGGGGATCGCGGACGCGGAGAGGTCCGGCGGCGAGGGCGGCGACGGCGGCACCGGGGGCTCGCCGGGCGTGGTGGGCCTCGGGTGCTGCTGCTCGTTCACGATGGATCCTTTGGTGCGGGTACGTCCCCTTTGTGCTGGCCTCACCCTACGAGGCCCGGGGTGGGGCCGAGGTGAAGGGCCCTGGCGGGAGCGGGGAGGACGGGGCCTCACTCCGGTGCCGCAGCGCCGGAATACCGTGGATCGCGGGCGACTTGAACCCCGCATGGCAACTCTTGGACTCATCGGAAGCGGCAACATCGGAAGCACCCTCGCGCGGCTCGCCGTGGACGCGGGGCTGGACGTGGTCCTCAGTAATTCCAGGGGACCGGAGACACTGGACGCTCTGGTCGCCGAGCTCGGCCCGCGGGCCCGGGCCGCCACCCCGGCCGAGGCGGCGGCCGCCGGCGACTGGGTCGTGGCCACCATCCCGCTCCGGAACTACCGCGAGCTCCCCGCCGAGGTGCTGGCGGGCAAGGTCGTGCTCGACACGCTCAACTACTACCCGCAGCGGGACGGGGTCTTCCCCGCCCTGGAGGCGGAGGAGACCACGACGAGCGGGCTCGTCCAGGAGCACCTGGCCGGGGCGCAGGTCGTCAAGGCGTTCAACAACATCTACTTCAAGCACCTGCTCGCCCTCGCCCGCCCGGCCGGCTCCCCGGACCGCTCGGCCCTGCCGATCGCCGGCGAGGACCCGGCCGCCCGCGCGTCCGCCACCCGCCTCCTCGACCTGCTCGGCTACGACGCGGTCGACGCGGGGGAGCTCGCCGAGAGCTGGCGCTTCCAGCGGGACACGCCCGTGTACGTCCTCCCGTACGCCGAGGACCCGGCCCGTCCCGGGGGCCTCACCGAGGCCCCCGCGACCGTCGCCGACGCCGCGACCGTCCGCACCGCCCTGGCCGAGGCCGTCCGACCGGAGGGCTCCGCCGGATGAGGATCCTGACGGTCGGAGCCGGCGCCGCGGGCGGCTACTTCGGCGCGCGCCTCGCCCAGGCCGGCCGGGACGTCACCTTCCTGGTGCGCCCCCGGCGGGCCGAGGCCCTGCGGGCGCGCGGGCTGCGGGTGAGCGGGCCGGGGGAGAAGATCGTGCTCGACCCGAGGCTCGTCACGGCCGACGCGCTGGAGGGGACGTACGACGGGAGTAGCCGACGGCCATGCTGTCCGTGAAGTCCACCACCCTCGAAGCGGCGGTCCGGGACCTCGCGCCGGCGGTCGGTTCCGGGACGGCGATCCTGCCCCTGCTCAACGGAATGGCCCACCTCGACCACCTCGCGGACCGGTTCGGGGACGGGGCGGTGCTCGGCGGCGTGGCCAAGGTCGTCACCACCCTGAACGAGGACGGCGACATCCTCCGCATGGCTCCGCCCACCGTGGTGCTCACCGGCGAACGCGACGGCCGTCCCTCGGCGCGGGTGGACGAGGTGCGCGAGGTGCTGGCCGGGGCGGGGATCGACACCCCCGAAGTGCCCGACATCATCGGCGCCATGTGGCACAAGTGGGTGTTCATCACCACGCTGGCGGCGGTGACCTCCCTGGCGCGGGGAGCCGTCGGCGAGGTCAACGCCGTGCCCGGCGGGACCGAGTTCGGCCTCGCGGTCCTCGCGGAGGCGGCCGCCGTGTCGGCCGCCGCCGGGTACCCGGTGCCGGAGTCGGAACTCGGCTTCACCGCCCGGACGCTGGCCACCCCGGACTCTCCGCTGACGCCGTCGTTGTACCGGGACCTGCTCGCCGGTCACCCGACCGAGGTCGAGCACGTGCTCGGCGACCTGACCGCCCGGGCCCGCGCTCTCGCCGTCCCCACCCCGCTCCTCGACCTCGCGACCCTCCAACTGCGGGTCCACGAGCGGCGGGTGGCGGCGGCCGGGTAAGACGTCGGGCAGGGCAGGGCGGTCGGGCGGGGCGGTCGGGCAGGGCGGCCGGGCAGGGCGGCCGGGGGCCTGCGGGACCGGCCTCGGGGCCGGTCGAACGGTCCCCTTCGGGGTGGCCTCGGGGTCCGGTCAGGGTGATCACCGATGGGCAACGCGCTGTGGGTGGCGGAGTGTTGGTGTCAGAGCCCACCGAGTCGCCTTCTCCAGGAGCCACCGATGAACGCACGCCCCCGCACCCTCCGCCGGATCGCCGTCACCGGCATCGCGCTGGCGGTCCTCGCCGTGGGTGCGGGCGCCCCGGCCGCACTGGCCGCGCCCGGAGGGTCCGCGGGCTCCGCCGCGACCGCGGCCCACGCCGAGCGGGCGGCCGCCCAGGACCCCGCCGCGCTGCGGGCCCTGTTGGCCTCCCTGCCCGACGAGGTCTCCACGGGGGCCCTGGTGCGGCTGTCCGGTGCGGGGCTGCGCACGCCGTGGACCGGGACCGGCGGGCCGGTCGCCGCCGACGCGGACGTCCCGATCGGCAGCGTCACCAAGCTGTTCACGAACGCCCTGGTGCTGCGGCTCGTCGCGGAGCACCGGATCGAGATCGACGCGCCGGTGCGCCGCTACCTGCCCGACCTGATACCCGATGCCTACGCCGCAGTGACCGTACGGCAGCTCATGGACCACACCGCCGACCTGCCGATGCTCACCAGCGAGTCCGCGGATCCGCGCACCATGCTGCTCGACACGTTCGCGGCGGACGCGGCCGCCCGCCCGGGCCGCATACCCGCGCCGGGCATGGTCCAGCAGTACAACGGGACGAACAGCTTCGTCGCCGGCCTGCTCGTGGAGCGGATATCCGGC is a window encoding:
- a CDS encoding ketopantoate reductase C-terminal domain-containing protein; its protein translation is MLSVKSTTLEAAVRDLAPAVGSGTAILPLLNGMAHLDHLADRFGDGAVLGGVAKVVTTLNEDGDILRMAPPTVVLTGERDGRPSARVDEVREVLAGAGIDTPEVPDIIGAMWHKWVFITTLAAVTSLARGAVGEVNAVPGGTEFGLAVLAEAAAVSAAAGYPVPESELGFTARTLATPDSPLTPSLYRDLLAGHPTEVEHVLGDLTARARALAVPTPLLDLATLQLRVHERRVAAAG
- a CDS encoding winged helix-turn-helix domain-containing protein produces the protein MANTRSFASAASAATSPLTYPSFPPSPRHRLRAVDRDEVARVVDFLPPGATWLPAPAHTLPALPGQPPMVGYLVLVPADQQPPIAFSPQAVPAAPAPGAAAVTGDTLVRIDPAQRTAEVDGEVLDLTYLEFELLAHLVAHPHRVHSRDQLVTTVWGYGHVGDGRTVDVHVARLRRKLGAAHRGAIQTVRRVGYRYAP
- a CDS encoding Gfo/Idh/MocA family protein translates to MGTGPWARRTHAPALAAHPGSEFAGVWGRRPEAAAELAREYGVKVYEDPDALFADCDAVAFALPPDVQAPLAVRAAAAGCHLLLDKPVATTPAEARAVAAAVAEHQVASVVFLTLRFAEPTAGWVEEQAERTGWFTAAAHWLGAVFPPDGEPSAYADSPWRKAKGGLWDVGPHALSVLIPVLGDVTEVSATRGPADVVQLALRHTTGAASTAVLSLSSPRAAAGVGLELRGTEGVFGLPEWSNVPGAYGRALDALLTSARTGVPDVRGAEFGARLTEILAEAEEQLPE
- a CDS encoding serine hydrolase — encoded protein: MNARPRTLRRIAVTGIALAVLAVGAGAPAALAAPGGSAGSAATAAHAERAAAQDPAALRALLASLPDEVSTGALVRLSGAGLRTPWTGTGGPVAADADVPIGSVTKLFTNALVLRLVAEHRIEIDAPVRRYLPDLIPDAYAAVTVRQLMDHTADLPMLTSESADPRTMLLDTFAADAAARPGRIPAPGMVQQYNGTNSFVAGLLVERISGRSYGEELQRRIVHPLGLRQTRMSTDPRMARFWAEGGLVSTAADLDRFMGALLGGRLLPPAQQRHLYEVPDVPNARGNTCLSPRACFSAAGLMRHETAGTVVWGKTGSGPGWSTGVFTTEQAGRRLVYAHNPKPGTSRDQQIGRVVEFVNAGFAGFAG
- a CDS encoding NADPH-dependent F420 reductase, with protein sequence MATLGLIGSGNIGSTLARLAVDAGLDVVLSNSRGPETLDALVAELGPRARAATPAEAAAAGDWVVATIPLRNYRELPAEVLAGKVVLDTLNYYPQRDGVFPALEAEETTTSGLVQEHLAGAQVVKAFNNIYFKHLLALARPAGSPDRSALPIAGEDPAARASATRLLDLLGYDAVDAGELAESWRFQRDTPVYVLPYAEDPARPGGLTEAPATVADAATVRTALAEAVRPEGSAG
- the glnII gene encoding glutamine synthetase encodes the protein MSYKAEYIWIDGTEPTAKLRSKTKIMADGDALPIWGFDGSSTNQAEGHASDRVLQPVFTCPDPIRGGDNVLVLCEVLNIDMTPHESNTRALLRPIAEKFAAQAPIYGIEQEYTFFDGTRPLGFPVNGFPAAQGGYYCGVGSDEIFGRDIVEKHLDHCLAAGLAISGINAEVMPGQWEFQVGPVGPLEVSDQLWIARWLLYRTAEDFNVSATLNPKPVKGDWNGAGAHTNFSTKAMREDYRAIICAAESLGEGSKPLDHVKNYGAGIDERLTGLHETAPWNEYSYGVSDRGASVRIPWQVEKDGKGYIEDRRPNANVDPYVVTRLITDTCCTALEKDGLV
- a CDS encoding ketopantoate reductase family protein, with the translated sequence MRILTVGAGAAGGYFGARLAQAGRDVTFLVRPRRAEALRARGLRVSGPGEKIVLDPRLVTADALEGTYDGSSRRPCCP
- a CDS encoding serine/threonine-protein kinase — translated: MTIGTGSILAPLEPQDPRETAGYRLIARIGEGGMGTVYLSHTRGGQPVALKLIRREFGQDPDFRSRFEQEVRAARRVQGYHLVPVLDHDTTGASPWLASVFVPGISLHDALTAHGPLPLGAVFQLIGCTARALGSIHAAGVVHRDLKPANLLLGAAGPYVIDFGIARAADSTQLTRTGGVIGTPQYMSPEHALGAEVTTASDLFALGLIAAVAATGRHPYGEGGATALGVRIANTDRLPPDLSGYPTELKPLLERCLTADPAERISTDELAAMCELFAGRPLNDFDGWLPEPLGLEIARRVRAAENPPVPTVADTGGGAGASAAAGGFGPAGTGPGAGGSGASGGIHSADTAFAPPRPAGPPRPGHPTPAPTAPPAPAPKGFRGGLVAASLVLAVAAGAGTVWLLDGDDSKDDAKTPAARQETPAAPASGSPDPAKASSSPKASASASASSSPKSAYTPVFQDKPLTLRAPSSSTGTHVDLDAPQIFPKGGIGKTQGMELTYQDWGDADLRFLTAMGKSTGTTPEECRDAVATNTLASRVGKDELKAGKTLTKGTVLCTVTGDNNLAMLRITEVVLDTSKGSIGPMPDYVTALTLWKIG
- a CDS encoding PepSY domain-containing protein: MSLDEAVVRAADPDAPENPAAENPAPENPAAEHAPPRTPGTWAALRPLLLRLHFYAGVLIAPLLLVAATTGLLYAGSWQAEKILYPDQLTVDRVGASAQPLGAQVAAAKNAAPQGKVTSVWPAPEADATTRVIMESPGLAEGETLTVFVDPYTAEVRGKLTTVGDALPLRAWLSEFHSSLQLGEFGRNYSELAASWLWVVALGGLALWIGRKRARKAALVVPDRTATGRRKTLSWHGSAGVWIVLGLVGLSATGLTWSRYAGENIGELKDSLGGGTPAVAAKLPGAPAADAGGEHAGHGAAAGDQAAAVPAPVDAIGIDGAVAAARSAGVTESLRITLPAQGKGYVVKEQDKQVPVHLDAVAVDPADGRVMDELRFADHPLLAQLTRFGIDLHMGLTFGLANQLALAVLAVLVMFMVVWGYRMWWLRRPTKERTLSVGRPQPRGAWRKLPVTVLLPLAAATAVVGWFVPMLGISLLVFLAADVALGFAASRRRAGAGAGV